In the genome of Nycticebus coucang isolate mNycCou1 chromosome 12, mNycCou1.pri, whole genome shotgun sequence, one region contains:
- the LOC128562192 gene encoding olfactory receptor 6C2-like: MRNHTAITTFILLGLTDDPQLQVLVFIFLFLTYVLSITGNLTIVLLTLIDSHLKTPMYFFLRNFSFLEISFTTVCIPRFLYSLSTGDNTITYNACASQIFFFGIFGATEFFLLAAMSYDRYVAICKPLHYLTIMNNRVCTILILCCWISGLMIIITPLGMGLQLEFCDSNIIDHFGCDAAPLFKISCSDTWFIEQTVIICAVLTFIITLIGVILSYVYIIKTILRFPSAQQRKKAFSTCSSHMIVVSITYGSCIFIYIKPSAKEEVDINKGVSVLTTSVAPLLNPFIYTLRNKQVKQAFNDTIKRITFLAHK; this comes from the coding sequence ATGAGAAACCACACAGCAATAACAACATTCATCTTGTTGGGACTTACAGATGACCCACAACTGCAAGTTCTGGtttttatcttcttatttctCACTTACGTTCTGAGCATAACTGGAAACCTGACCATTGTCCTTCTTACCCTGATAGACTCTCATCTTAAAAcacctatgtatttttttcttcgaAACTTCTCCTTCTTAGAAATCTCATTCACAACAGTCTGCATTCCCAGATTCTTATACAGCTTATCAACCGGGGATAATACTATTACTTATAATGCTTGTGccagccaaatttttttttttggaatcttTGGGGCCACAGAATTTTTTCTCCTGGCTGCCATGTCCtatgaccgctatgtggccatctgtaAACCGCTGCATTACTTGACCATCATGAACAACAGAGTCTGCACCATCCTCATCCTCTGCTGCTGGATCTCTGGATTGATGATCATCATCACACCACTTGGTATGGGCCTCCAGCTGGAGTTCTGTGACTCCAACATCATTGATCACTTTGGCTGTGATGCAGCACCCCTTTTTAAGATCTCGTGCTCAGATACGTGGTTTATAGAGCAAACTGTTATTATTTGTGCAGTGCTGACTTTCATTATAACACTAATAGGTGTGATTCTTTCCTACGTATATATTATCAAAACAATTCTCAGATTCCCCTCTGCTCAGCAAAGGAAAAAAGCTTTCTCCACATGTTCTTCTCACATGATTGTTGTTTCCATCACATACGGCAGCTGCATTTTCATCTACATCAAACCATCAGCCAAAGAAGAGGTGGACATTAATAAGGGAGTGTCTGTGCTCACTACGTCTGTTGCCCCTTTGTTGAACCCCTTCATTTATACCTTGAG